A region from the Deinococcus sp. KSM4-11 genome encodes:
- a CDS encoding Gfo/Idh/MocA family protein, translating into MTTFRWGILGAARIASRLVPAMREAGAEVVAVGVRNPSSEHARAFSEKWGIPIVGGYQDVLNSAVDGVYIPLPNDQHQPWTLAALRAGKHVLTEKPYTLNAAQAQEVVTVAAQTGKTAMEAFAPRFHPYLLRVRDLVQRGDLGEVRVVRSAFGFGLGSPDDIRWDATKGGGALYDVGTYCVNATRLLLGEPQAVTAQALWTAGGVDASLSGTLEYGSALVTFDCGFNWGIPDTQRLTVIGTRGTLDVTYVSSPAADMPVILKITTSGGVQEEHIGASNAYAQMLAHFQNAARGADVHLYPPADAVAQMRVLDALYESARTGKRVEIMESAT; encoded by the coding sequence ATGACCACATTTCGTTGGGGCATCCTGGGCGCGGCCCGGATCGCAAGTCGTCTCGTTCCTGCCATGCGCGAGGCGGGGGCGGAGGTCGTGGCCGTGGGCGTCCGGAACCCGTCATCCGAACACGCCCGCGCGTTCTCGGAGAAATGGGGCATTCCCATCGTGGGCGGGTATCAGGACGTTCTGAACAGTGCTGTGGACGGCGTGTACATCCCGCTGCCGAACGACCAGCACCAGCCGTGGACGCTGGCGGCGCTGCGGGCCGGGAAGCACGTGCTGACCGAGAAGCCCTACACCCTGAACGCCGCGCAGGCGCAGGAGGTCGTGACGGTGGCCGCGCAGACCGGAAAAACGGCGATGGAGGCCTTCGCGCCGCGCTTCCACCCGTACCTGCTCCGCGTGCGCGACCTGGTGCAGCGCGGCGACCTGGGCGAGGTGCGCGTGGTTCGCAGCGCCTTCGGCTTCGGCCTGGGCAGCCCCGACGATATCCGCTGGGATGCCACGAAGGGCGGCGGCGCGCTGTACGACGTGGGGACGTACTGTGTGAACGCCACGCGCCTGCTCCTCGGGGAACCGCAGGCCGTGACCGCGCAGGCGCTGTGGACGGCCGGCGGCGTGGACGCCTCGCTGAGCGGCACGCTGGAGTATGGGAGCGCACTGGTCACGTTCGACTGCGGGTTCAACTGGGGCATTCCGGACACGCAGCGCCTGACCGTGATCGGCACGCGCGGCACGCTGGACGTGACCTACGTGTCCAGTCCGGCCGCCGATATGCCGGTGATCCTGAAGATCACCACGTCGGGTGGCGTGCAGGAGGAACATATCGGAGCGTCGAACGCCTACGCGCAGATGCTCGCGCACTTCCAGAACGCAGCGCGCGGCGCGGACGTCCACCTGTACCCACCCGCCGACGCCGTGGCCCAGATGCGCGTGCTGGACGCCCTGTATGAATCGGCACGGACAGGGAAGCGGGTGGAGATCATGGAATCGGCCACGTGA
- a CDS encoding TMEM175 family protein, producing the protein MPDTALPEFKNAERLKFFTDAVVAIALTLLVLPLLESVPEAARDHLTAAGWLDHFGGQLIGFCVSFAVVTTFWHIHHRLYEHVRSYSPALMGLNFAWMFTIVFLQLPSALMYALSTDRVMIALYIGTMTLSSALLSAMVWHVHHHHTAIQEPQNPLLWGQVATSLATTTLYAAALLLAVAFPQVNYFALFLLTLVGPLRRVFLQRPA; encoded by the coding sequence ATGCCGGACACCGCCCTCCCGGAATTCAAGAACGCCGAGCGGCTGAAGTTCTTCACGGACGCCGTGGTCGCCATCGCCCTGACCCTGCTGGTGCTGCCGCTGCTGGAAAGCGTGCCGGAGGCCGCGCGCGACCACCTGACGGCGGCCGGGTGGCTCGATCATTTCGGCGGGCAACTGATCGGCTTCTGCGTGAGTTTCGCGGTGGTCACGACCTTCTGGCACATCCATCACCGGCTGTACGAGCACGTGCGGTCGTACTCCCCAGCGTTGATGGGTCTGAACTTCGCGTGGATGTTCACCATCGTGTTCCTGCAACTGCCGTCCGCGCTGATGTACGCCCTGTCCACGGACCGGGTGATGATCGCGCTGTACATCGGCACCATGACGCTCAGTTCGGCGCTGCTGAGCGCGATGGTCTGGCATGTGCACCACCACCACACGGCCATCCAGGAACCGCAGAATCCCCTGCTGTGGGGACAGGTGGCGACCTCGCTGGCCACGACGACGCTGTATGCCGCTGCCCTGCTGCTGGCCGTGGCATTTCCGCAGGTCAATTACTTCGCGCTGTTCCTGCTGACCCTGGTCGGCCCGCTGAGGCGCGTCTTCCTTCAGCGCCCAGCGTGA
- a CDS encoding ComEA family DNA-binding protein, whose product MSSSERSWTVALTAGVLLVGGLTLGPALLSHPAVPTVTRTALPPVAEATTTEPPEYPTTASITPLISGRVNLNTASEAQLEALPKVGPSLAQKIIAGRPYRSLADLDRVKGVGVATLKTLSPLVTY is encoded by the coding sequence ATGAGCAGTTCAGAACGCTCCTGGACGGTGGCCCTGACCGCCGGCGTGCTGCTGGTCGGCGGACTCACGTTAGGCCCGGCCCTCCTGTCCCACCCGGCGGTGCCGACCGTCACACGCACCGCCCTGCCGCCCGTGGCGGAGGCCACGACCACCGAGCCGCCCGAGTACCCGACCACGGCCAGCATCACCCCGCTGATCTCCGGGCGGGTGAATCTGAATACGGCCAGCGAGGCCCAGCTCGAAGCGCTGCCGAAGGTCGGCCCGAGCCTCGCGCAGAAGATCATCGCCGGACGCCCCTACCGCTCGCTGGCCGACCTGGATCGGGTGAAGGGCGTGGGGGTGGCCACATTGAAGACACTCTCGCCGCTGGTCACGTACTGA
- a CDS encoding DNA internalization-related competence protein ComEC/Rec2 yields the protein MTRLQGTAGRVAWPVYAVLGVMGGILLDQGVWWGVLLIAAGAALAMWDARPTLAVLALAGGLAGYASAHLVTSRPDPLQPWLGAQVTLNGQWDGQFLTLQAPRARLAVAPKPVARPGKVRVSGRLIASDDQRTPGGFDQAAWLRAQGGVFLPTPTAVLVGARVLGSGQEGGFRSWFRRGLTTGLGEREAALMQAVELGDRSDIGREDFAQGYAVRDGFNRAGLAHLMALSGQNVALITGVLIWLFGFLGWPPALRYGVPAALLIGYLALVGLSPSITRAVIMGGVVLIALAVGRGRVDPYGLSALAALVCLLLFPLWLLDIGFQLSFLAVLALTLAGRAAERLPDTWPLWLRSALAATVLAELATLPVIAGAFGQLPLVGLPANLLAAPIMAALVPAGFLAGLLGPLAAPLNLINGLLAHALLWIAQTAGQFPVLTWGQVSTAGVIAYGVSAFAGVLWLLGRVRAPAALGTVLACALLTLLPGRLHPPRTITYLDVGQGDSTLIRLPGLTMLVDAGGSVGSDFDVGGRTVVPALRALGVRSIDILVATHADTDHIEGLSSVLRAVPVGELWIGQRKVGDPVLDAVLSAAQERHVPVREVRRGDQITPAGTTLTVLWPPGNVWSTADNDNSVVLKLQSHSWSTAILGDLPDPAEGQLGMGHLDVLKTAHHGSRFSTGAAFLAQTTPKDAIISVGSHNTYGHPNPDVLNRLAAAGVKVWRTDQMGTITWPIP from the coding sequence ATGACCCGCCTCCAGGGTACCGCCGGCCGGGTGGCGTGGCCGGTCTATGCCGTGCTGGGCGTGATGGGCGGCATCCTGCTTGACCAGGGTGTCTGGTGGGGCGTGCTGCTGATCGCGGCGGGCGCGGCGCTGGCCATGTGGGACGCCCGGCCCACCCTGGCGGTTCTGGCGCTGGCCGGCGGGCTGGCCGGGTACGCCTCGGCGCATCTGGTCACGTCCAGGCCCGATCCGCTGCAGCCGTGGCTGGGCGCGCAAGTCACGCTAAACGGCCAGTGGGACGGGCAGTTCCTGACCCTGCAAGCTCCGCGTGCCCGGCTGGCCGTCGCGCCGAAACCCGTGGCCAGGCCGGGGAAGGTGCGGGTCAGCGGGCGACTGATCGCATCCGACGACCAGCGCACGCCCGGCGGCTTCGATCAGGCCGCGTGGCTGCGGGCGCAGGGCGGCGTGTTCCTGCCCACCCCGACGGCGGTGCTGGTGGGAGCCCGCGTGCTGGGCAGCGGCCAAGAGGGCGGCTTCCGGAGCTGGTTTCGCCGGGGCCTGACAACCGGGTTAGGCGAACGCGAGGCGGCGCTGATGCAGGCAGTGGAACTCGGCGACCGCAGCGACATCGGCCGCGAGGACTTCGCCCAGGGGTACGCCGTGCGTGACGGCTTCAACCGCGCGGGGCTGGCCCACCTGATGGCCCTGTCGGGTCAGAACGTGGCCCTGATCACGGGCGTGCTGATCTGGCTGTTCGGGTTCCTGGGCTGGCCCCCCGCCCTCCGGTATGGCGTTCCGGCCGCGCTGCTGATCGGCTACCTGGCGCTGGTCGGGCTGTCGCCGAGCATCACCCGCGCGGTCATCATGGGCGGCGTGGTGCTGATCGCCCTGGCGGTCGGGCGCGGCCGGGTCGATCCCTACGGCCTGAGCGCCCTGGCCGCGCTGGTGTGCCTGCTGCTGTTCCCGCTGTGGTTGCTGGACATCGGCTTCCAGCTGTCGTTCCTGGCGGTGCTGGCCCTCACGCTGGCCGGACGCGCCGCGGAACGCCTGCCGGACACCTGGCCGCTGTGGCTCCGCTCGGCCCTGGCGGCCACCGTACTTGCGGAACTGGCGACCCTGCCCGTCATTGCCGGGGCCTTCGGGCAACTGCCGCTGGTGGGCCTGCCCGCCAACCTGCTGGCCGCGCCAATCATGGCCGCGCTGGTGCCCGCCGGATTCCTCGCAGGCCTGCTGGGGCCGCTGGCCGCGCCGCTCAACCTCATCAATGGCCTGCTGGCCCACGCCCTGCTGTGGATCGCGCAGACGGCCGGGCAGTTCCCGGTGCTCACGTGGGGACAGGTGTCCACGGCGGGCGTGATCGCCTATGGCGTGAGCGCCTTCGCTGGCGTGCTGTGGCTGCTGGGCCGGGTGCGTGCCCCCGCCGCCCTGGGAACGGTGCTGGCCTGCGCGCTGCTGACCCTGCTGCCTGGCCGCCTGCATCCCCCGCGCACCATCACGTACCTCGACGTCGGCCAGGGCGACAGCACCCTGATCCGCCTGCCCGGACTGACCATGCTGGTCGATGCGGGCGGTTCCGTCGGCTCCGATTTCGATGTCGGGGGGCGAACCGTGGTTCCAGCCCTGCGGGCGCTGGGCGTCCGGTCGATTGACATTCTGGTGGCCACCCACGCCGACACTGACCATATCGAGGGCCTCAGCAGTGTCCTGCGCGCTGTGCCAGTCGGGGAGCTATGGATCGGGCAGCGCAAGGTCGGCGACCCGGTACTGGACGCCGTGCTCAGCGCCGCCCAGGAACGCCACGTGCCCGTGCGCGAGGTGCGGCGCGGCGACCAGATCACGCCCGCCGGAACCACCCTGACGGTGCTGTGGCCGCCTGGCAACGTGTGGTCGACTGCCGACAACGACAACTCCGTCGTCCTGAAATTACAGTCGCACAGCTGGAGCACGGCCATCCTGGGTGACCTGCCCGATCCCGCCGAGGGCCAGCTCGGCATGGGGCACCTGGACGTGCTGAAGACCGCGCACCACGGCAGCCGCTTCAGCACGGGCGCCGCGTTCCTGGCCCAGACCACGCCGAAGGACGCGATCATCAGCGTCGGCAGCCACAACACCTACGGCCATCCCAACCCGGACGTGCTGAACCGCCTTGCCGCCGCTGGGGTGAAGGTCTGGCGAACGGATCAGATGGGCACGATCACGTGGCCGATTCCATGA
- a CDS encoding ABC transporter substrate-binding protein, producing the protein MRLRSLVSLTLLLVPAAQAAPVRVEFWHAMGGVKDTVARYARDFNASQTTYEVVPVAYGNYRDLLPKVQDALKTGSAPALAQLEFTQFPALAAQGELTDLSRAVAALPDNLSGDVYPAVWKAGQLGGKTYGLPWNVSVPVLLYNAGALKKAGVSFQDTWTGLEAASRTLASGGRRPLIAAADAWTFEANVLSRGGALVDGSKPTLNSPDAVEALTQLARMSAAGLAQPRTLGEATRGAFDFARGQNLFVPASVANWIDARKLPFFNLGIAPFPCEKTGCTVPLGGAVLTIPRGTPAAEQAGAVAFWQYLMDPARLADWVQTTAYAPPRRAVTPLLDGWYAKNPQLRGAHAQMTRAVPRPTLPAYGSWTGLIEQAITRATTGQASARAALDDAQRDALK; encoded by the coding sequence ATGCGCCTGCGTTCCCTCGTTTCCCTGACCCTGCTCCTCGTCCCCGCCGCGCAGGCTGCCCCGGTGCGCGTGGAGTTCTGGCACGCCATGGGCGGCGTGAAGGACACCGTCGCCCGCTACGCCCGTGACTTCAACGCCTCGCAGACGACCTACGAGGTCGTGCCCGTCGCGTACGGCAATTACCGTGACCTGCTCCCGAAGGTGCAGGACGCACTGAAAACCGGCTCGGCACCCGCGCTGGCCCAGCTGGAATTCACTCAGTTTCCCGCCCTGGCCGCGCAGGGGGAGCTGACGGATCTGAGCCGCGCCGTGGCGGCCCTGCCCGACAACCTGAGCGGCGACGTCTATCCGGCCGTGTGGAAGGCCGGACAGCTGGGAGGCAAAACCTACGGCCTGCCGTGGAACGTCTCGGTGCCGGTGCTGCTGTACAACGCGGGGGCCCTGAAAAAGGCCGGGGTGAGCTTCCAGGACACCTGGACAGGACTGGAGGCGGCCAGCCGCACCCTGGCCAGCGGGGGCCGCCGTCCGCTGATCGCGGCGGCCGACGCCTGGACTTTCGAGGCGAACGTCCTGTCGCGCGGCGGCGCGCTGGTCGACGGAAGTAAACCCACCCTGAACAGCCCGGACGCCGTGGAGGCCCTGACGCAGCTGGCCCGCATGAGCGCCGCTGGGCTGGCGCAACCCCGCACGCTGGGCGAGGCGACCCGTGGGGCCTTCGATTTCGCGCGCGGGCAGAACCTGTTCGTGCCGGCCAGCGTCGCCAACTGGATCGACGCCCGCAAACTGCCCTTCTTCAACCTAGGTATCGCGCCCTTTCCCTGCGAGAAGACCGGCTGCACGGTGCCGCTGGGGGGCGCGGTGCTGACCATTCCGCGCGGCACGCCCGCCGCCGAGCAGGCCGGCGCCGTGGCCTTCTGGCAGTACCTGATGGATCCCGCCCGGCTGGCCGACTGGGTGCAGACCACCGCCTACGCCCCCCCACGCCGCGCGGTGACCCCCCTGCTGGACGGCTGGTACGCCAAAAACCCGCAACTGCGCGGCGCACACGCCCAGATGACCCGCGCCGTGCCCCGGCCCACCCTGCCTGCCTACGGCAGCTGGACCGGGCTGATCGAACAGGCCATCACGCGGGCCACCACCGGCCAGGCCAGCGCGCGGGCCGCGCTCGACGACGCGCAGCGTGACGCCTTGAAGTGA
- a CDS encoding TrkA family potassium uptake protein yields the protein MKTKQCLVIGLGRFGTAVATTLYEMGHEVVAIDHNEENVERVMNLVTHAAIVDAGDERALRAMGIADFDVVVVAIGTDVQANILATMNAKSLGATYVVSKAIDEMARRVLERIGADLVIRPEHDMGVRLARQIATPNIVDTLDLGGDYAIVELEANERMKGTLRDLNLTGRFGVQVIAISHAGKIEVTPGAGDIVKPHDRLVVIGTSHHLDELRRFLGE from the coding sequence ATGAAGACCAAACAATGCCTCGTGATCGGCCTGGGCCGCTTCGGAACGGCCGTGGCCACCACCCTCTACGAGATGGGGCACGAGGTCGTGGCCATCGACCACAACGAGGAGAACGTCGAGCGGGTCATGAACCTCGTGACGCACGCCGCGATCGTGGACGCCGGCGACGAGCGCGCCCTGCGGGCCATGGGCATCGCGGACTTCGATGTGGTCGTGGTCGCCATCGGCACGGACGTGCAGGCGAACATCCTGGCGACCATGAACGCCAAGAGCCTGGGCGCCACCTACGTGGTGAGCAAGGCCATCGACGAGATGGCCCGGCGCGTGCTGGAGCGCATCGGCGCGGATCTGGTCATCCGCCCGGAGCACGACATGGGCGTGCGGCTCGCGCGGCAGATCGCCACGCCGAACATCGTGGACACGCTCGATCTGGGCGGCGATTACGCCATCGTGGAACTCGAGGCGAACGAGCGCATGAAGGGCACGTTGCGCGACCTGAACCTCACCGGGCGCTTCGGCGTGCAGGTCATCGCGATCAGCCACGCGGGCAAGATCGAGGTGACGCCGGGCGCAGGGGACATCGTGAAGCCGCATGACCGGCTGGTCGTGATCGGCACCAGCCACCACCTCGACGAACTGCGCCGCTTCCTGGGCGAATAG
- a CDS encoding TrkH family potassium uptake protein codes for MTRPPAAPPPSQPTPGGRRSRKRWLARRSPPQLIALSFAVAILLGGLLLWLPVMHGVNADGTRRGVTFLQALFTSTSALCVTGLNVLDPARDFSRLGQVVIMLLIQLGGLGIITFGTSFALLSRRRVNYSERVRLAQQVSALSAGDVLPLIRNIFLYTFVIELAGAVLMLPDFVAREGWARGTFYAVFHSVSAFNNAGFALYSDNLMGFTRDPLVSGVVALLIILGGMGFLVQLNVVAHLLHRRRHRLMVHSKLVLTMMTGLLVFGTLAYLGLEWSNPRTLGPLVFGDKLLASFFQSVTTRTAGFNTLDYGAMGVPVIFISILLMFIGANPGGTGGGIKTSTFYVMMASAWSMVRGRRDIVLFKRRVDTETVLRAMTVGLLSIGLVNGMLILLLLLNTRPDVLFIQLFFEAVSAFGTVGLSMNTTPLLNPDQHVILILLMFLGRIGPLTFAVAFSRPQGKELVRYPADRDILIG; via the coding sequence ATGACCCGCCCGCCCGCCGCTCCGCCGCCCAGCCAGCCGACGCCCGGCGGACGTCGATCGCGTAAGCGCTGGCTGGCGCGGCGCAGTCCGCCACAACTCATCGCGCTGTCCTTCGCGGTGGCGATCCTGCTGGGGGGGCTGCTGCTGTGGTTGCCGGTCATGCACGGCGTGAATGCGGACGGCACGCGGCGCGGCGTGACCTTCCTGCAGGCACTGTTCACCTCCACCAGCGCGCTGTGCGTGACGGGCCTGAACGTCCTCGATCCCGCCCGCGACTTCAGCCGGCTGGGGCAGGTGGTGATCATGCTGCTCATCCAGCTGGGCGGCCTGGGGATCATCACCTTCGGCACGTCGTTCGCACTGCTGTCGCGGCGGCGCGTGAACTACTCGGAACGCGTCCGGCTGGCGCAGCAGGTGAGTGCCCTGAGTGCCGGGGACGTGCTGCCGCTGATCCGCAACATCTTCCTGTACACCTTCGTGATCGAACTGGCGGGCGCCGTGCTGATGTTGCCGGACTTCGTGGCGCGCGAGGGCTGGGCGCGCGGCACCTTCTATGCCGTCTTCCATTCGGTGAGTGCGTTCAACAATGCGGGCTTCGCGCTGTACAGCGACAACCTGATGGGCTTCACGCGCGACCCGCTGGTCAGTGGGGTCGTGGCGCTGCTGATTATTCTGGGCGGCATGGGCTTTCTGGTGCAGCTCAATGTGGTGGCGCACCTCCTGCACCGCCGCCGCCACCGGCTGATGGTGCACAGCAAACTGGTGCTGACCATGATGACGGGCCTGCTGGTGTTCGGCACGCTGGCGTACCTGGGCCTGGAGTGGAGCAACCCCAGGACCCTGGGGCCGCTGGTCTTCGGGGACAAGCTGCTGGCCTCGTTCTTCCAGAGCGTCACGACGCGCACGGCGGGGTTCAACACGCTGGACTACGGCGCGATGGGGGTGCCGGTCATCTTCATCTCGATCCTGCTGATGTTCATCGGCGCGAATCCGGGCGGCACGGGGGGCGGCATCAAGACCAGCACCTTCTACGTGATGATGGCCTCGGCGTGGAGCATGGTGCGTGGCCGGCGCGACATCGTGCTGTTCAAGCGGCGCGTCGACACCGAAACCGTGCTGCGCGCCATGACAGTGGGGCTGCTGAGCATCGGGCTGGTGAACGGCATGCTGATCCTGCTGCTGCTCCTGAACACCCGCCCGGACGTGCTGTTCATCCAGCTGTTCTTCGAGGCGGTCAGCGCCTTCGGGACGGTGGGCCTGAGCATGAACACCACGCCACTACTGAATCCGGACCAGCACGTCATCCTGATCCTGCTGATGTTCCTGGGCCGGATCGGACCGCTGACCTTCGCGGTGGCGTTCAGTCGGCCGCAGGGCAAGGAACTCGTGCGCTATCCCGCCGACCGGGACATCCTGATCGGGTGA
- a CDS encoding methyltransferase domain-containing protein: protein MPRSARPDRTHATGRKTSRPKVDYRTRQKAHEYELDALSGLERVAETELAGVLLARDVRGPRFWYPGDPERLTRLKSVVAVYRIQTWDVPRPRGLLGNQQLGELTEYLREVIAVGGHTSFRLGAAGKESSVMQRLAEELQASLTLPHDPENGELLIRLRPELDGPGWDVLARITPKPLSARAWRVCNMHGGLNATIAYAVHKLAGQRDEDRIFNPMSGSGTLLIERALMGPSDVLVGVDSAQAAVDCAQQNIQAAKKDIEVACIDALHTGLPARSFDLIVGDLPWGDAIGSHVDNEVLYPAFLTEMHRLTSKQGRLAVITHEIKLFERVMQDQQKWHGQELLQVSSGGHHPKVYLLHKR from the coding sequence ATGCCCAGAAGCGCCCGCCCAGACCGAACCCACGCCACCGGGCGCAAGACCAGCCGACCCAAAGTCGATTACCGCACCCGCCAGAAGGCCCACGAGTACGAACTCGACGCCCTGAGCGGCCTGGAACGCGTGGCCGAGACGGAACTCGCGGGCGTGCTCCTGGCCCGCGACGTGCGCGGCCCGCGCTTCTGGTACCCCGGCGACCCGGAACGCCTGACCCGCCTGAAATCGGTCGTGGCCGTGTACCGCATCCAGACCTGGGATGTGCCCCGCCCGCGTGGCCTGCTCGGCAACCAGCAGCTCGGGGAACTCACCGAGTACCTGCGCGAGGTCATCGCCGTGGGCGGGCACACGTCCTTCCGCCTGGGCGCCGCCGGCAAGGAATCCAGCGTCATGCAGCGCCTCGCCGAGGAACTCCAGGCCAGCCTGACCCTCCCGCACGACCCGGAAAATGGCGAACTCCTGATCCGCCTGCGTCCCGAACTGGACGGCCCCGGCTGGGACGTCCTGGCGCGCATCACCCCCAAACCGCTGTCCGCCCGCGCGTGGCGGGTGTGCAACATGCACGGCGGCCTGAACGCGACCATCGCCTACGCCGTGCACAAACTCGCCGGGCAGCGCGACGAGGACCGCATCTTCAATCCCATGAGCGGCAGCGGCACCCTCCTGATCGAACGCGCCCTGATGGGCCCCAGCGACGTCCTCGTCGGCGTGGACAGCGCCCAGGCCGCCGTGGACTGCGCCCAGCAGAACATCCAGGCGGCGAAGAAAGACATCGAGGTCGCGTGCATCGACGCCCTCCATACCGGCCTTCCCGCCCGCAGCTTCGACCTGATCGTGGGCGACCTCCCCTGGGGTGACGCGATCGGCAGCCACGTGGACAACGAGGTGCTGTACCCGGCGTTCCTGACCGAGATGCACCGTCTGACCAGCAAGCAGGGCCGCCTGGCCGTCATCACGCACGAGATCAAGCTGTTCGAGCGCGTCATGCAGGATCAGCAGAAGTGGCACGGCCAGGAACTGCTTCAGGTGTCCAGCGGCGGTCACCACCCGAAGGTGTACCTGCTGCACAAGCGATAG